GGGCCATAAAAACGCGCGCTACTACGAGGTGGTGCTGCGCGAAAGCCGCCGGATCGTCAAGATGGACCGCGGCGTGCTGGTGACCGAGACGCACCACGGGTTGATCTGCGCCAACGCCGGCGTCGACGAGTCGAATGTGGCCGGCGGGCGCACCGTCACGCTGCTGCCGATCGACCCCGACGCCTCGGCGCGGGCGTTGCGCGCGGCCGTGCAGGCGCGCACCGGCGCCGACGTGGCCGTGATCATCTCCGATACGTTCGGCCGGCCATGGCGCGAGGGCCAGGTCAATGTTGCGATCGGCGTCGCCGGCATCGCGCCGCTGGCCGACTACGCCGGGCAGCCCGATGCCTACGGCTACACCATGCAGGCCAGCAATATCGCCGTGGCCGACGAGCTGGCATCGGCGGCCGAGCTGGTGATGGGCAAGGTCGATCGGGTGCCGGTGGCGATCGTGCGCGGCTACGCGTATGTGCCGGCCGACACCGGCGCCCGCGCGCTGATCCGCGCGCCCGAGAACGATCTGTTCCGCTGACGAGGTGACCAGATCACAGGATGACATGAAGTAGTGTCGTCTTGACATCTGGTCACCGCGTCATACTCCAGTGAAGGCACACGAGCGTGACATTCGCAGAAACCTCTGTTATGGAGATCATCAAGGGCCGGCGCTCGGTGCGCGCGTACCTCGATCGCCCGGTGGAGCGCGCGCTGATCGAGCAGGTGCTCGAGGCCGCGGGCTGGGCACCTTCGCCGCACGGCCGCCAGCCCTGGCGCTTCGTGGTGCTTACGCGCGCCGCGCCCAAGCTGCGCCTGGCCGAGGCGATGGGCGACGAGTGGTGGCGCCAGCTGGCGATGGACGGGCAAGACGCGGCGACGATCGCGCTGCGCCAGCGCAAATCGCACGCGCGGATCGTCAACGCGCCGGCGATCGTCATCCCGTGCCTCTACCTGGCCGAGCTGGATGTCTACCCCGACGCCGATCGCAACGCGGCCGAGGCGACCATGGCCATCCAGAGCCTGGGCTGCGCGGTGCAGAATATGCTGCTCGCGGCCTATGCGCTCGGCCTCGACGGCGGCTGGATGTGCGCGCCGCTGTTCTGCCCCGAGGTAGTGCAGGCCGCGCTCGCGCTCGGCCCGGCGCTGACGCCGCACGCGCTGATCACGCTGGGCTACGCCGCCGCCGACCCGCTGCGGCGACCGCGCAAGCCGCTCAGCGAGCTGGTGGTGCGCTTCGACTGATCGATGGTGCAGGGTGGCTTCGCCGCCCGGCCAGACTTCCCGCGAGGGAGGCGACCGCGTAACTCCTGTGCTGAAGGAATACCAACGTGAACGACACCTCGCTCTACGAATATGGCCCGCTGCGCGCCAACGAGATCGACGAGCTGAACGGCGTGCTCGAGCAGGCCCTGGCATTCCCGGTTGGCAGCATGGCCGGCTGGACTGAGGCGATCAGCCATGCGCAGATGCGCGTAGTGCGCCGCGCGGGCCGGCCGGTCGCCGGCATCGGCATCATCCCCATGGGCCACTACTTCGGCGGCCGCAGCATACCGGCCGGCGGCATCACCGCAGTGGGCGTCGCGCCCGACCAGCGCGGCACCGGCGTGGGCCGCTGGATGCTCGAGCAAACACTCCAAGAGCTGCACGCCCAGGGCCTGCCGATCGCCACGCTCTACCCGGCCACCACCGCCTTCTACCGCCGCACCGGCTTCGAGCGCGCGGCGCAGCGGCTGATCTACGAGGTGCCGCTGGCCGAGATGAACCTGCGCGACTACCAGCTCGAGGCGGCGCCGGCCGGCCCCGACGAGTACGCGACGATCAAGCAGCTGTATGCGCAGCAGGCCGCGCACAGCGCCGGGTTTATCGACCGCCCGGAGTTCTACTGGCAGCAGATCCTCGAGCCGAAGAAGAAGATCGCCTACAGGTTCATCGTGCGGCGCGCCGGCGAACCCGAGGGCTACGTGATCTTCTCGCACGCCACCTGGGGCGAGCCGCTCCATGCCCACGATATCGTCGCGCTGACACCAGCCGCCGGCCGCCGGCTGCTCACGCTGCTGGCCGACCACCGCTCGATGATCGAGAAGCTGCACATCCCGGGCGGCCCCAACGACACGCTGCTGTTCCAGCTGGCCGAGCAACACCAGAAGCTCAAACAGTCGCTCGACCTGATGCTGCGGATCGTCGACGTGCCCGCTGCGCTGGCCGCGCGCGGCTACCCGGCCGGGCTCACGGCCGAGCTGCATTTCGATCTGCGCGACGAGCTGCTGCCGGCGAATAGCGGCCGGTTCGTGCTGCGGGTGGCCGGCGGGCAGGGCCAGGCCGAGCCGGGCGGCGCTGGGCATATGCGCCTGCATATACGCGACCTGGCCGCGCTCTATACTGGCTACCTGTCGCCCCACCAGCTCCTGCAGGCCGGCACGCTCGATGCACCCGCAGCCGAGCTTGCGCGCGCGGGGCTGGTGTTCGCCGGCCCGCACCCGTGGCTGCCCGATATGTTTTAGGAGCAATACCTTTCAGATAACCACCAAGGCACGAAGACACCACTATGGTAGCGCATCCTGAAGCCCTTGGTGCCTTGGTGTCTTGGTGGTACCCATTCTTCGCGGCCGTATTTGAAACGTATTGGTTTTAGGAGAAGACCATGGTAGTTACGCTCGCGGGCGGCGTCGGCGCAGCACGCTTCCTCGAAGGGGTCGTGCAGGTGGTGCCGCCCGAGCAAGTGACCGCGATCGTCAACACCGGCGACGACATTACGCTGCACGGGCTGGCGATCTCGCCCGATGTCGATATCGTCACCTATACGCTGGCCGGCATTGTCGAGCCGATCAATGGCTGGGGCATCCGCGGCGACACGACCAACACCCTGAAGATGCTCGGGCAGCTCGGCGCCGACACCTGGTTTCTGCTTGGCGACCGCGACCTGGCGGTACACATCCGCCGCAGCGAGCTGCTGCGCGCCGGCAAGACGCCGGCCGAGATCGCCGACGAGTTCCGCCGCGCGCTCGGCGTGCGCAGCCGGATCATCCCAATGTGCAACGAGCCGGTCGGCACCTATATCGAAACCGACGCCGGGCTCATGCACTTCGAGCACTACCTGGTGCAGCGCCACGCCCAGGACATCGTGCTGGGTGTGCGGTTCGAAGGCGCGGCGGCGGCTCAACCTGCGCCCGGTGTGCTCGCGGCCATCCAGGCTGCCGAGGCCATCCTGATCGCGCCGAGCAACCCGATCGTCAGCGTCGGTACGATCCTGGCGGTGCCGGGTGTGCGCGCCGCGCTCGAGTCGGCCAGCGCGCCGGTGGTTGCGGTCAGCCCGATCGTCGGCGGCGCTGCAATCAAAGGCCCGGCCGCGCCGCTGATGACCGCGCTAGGCTACGAGGTGTCGGCTCGCGGCGTGGCGCAGTGCTACGCCGGACTGGCCGACATACTGGTGATCGACCAGGTCGACGCCGCGCTGGCCGGCGACATCCGCGCGCTGGGCATGGACGTTGTCATCACCGACACGATCATGCGCGGCCCGGCCGAGAAGCGTGCGCTGGCCCAGGCCGCGCTCGACGCCGCCCGCCAGGCCGCGCCGAAGTAGCGCCGACCCGGCCGCAGCATGGGCGGTCTGGGCCGGCCGCCCGCCCAGACCGGCCCAATCGAATAGTTCTTGAACGTCCCTTATTTGAGTGGATCTTTAATTCCCATGCTCGCAGCGATCGTCCCGGTCAAACCACTCACTCAGGCCAAAAGCCGCCTGTCGAACATCCTGAGCGCAGCTGAGCGCCGCCTACTCGTTCAGACAATGCTTGGCGATGTGCTTACGGCACTGCTGGCTGCACGCCGGGTTGATTGTGTGGGTGTGATCAGCGCCGACCCGGCCGTGCTGGCCCAGGCGCGCGCGCATGGCGTCGAGGCGCTGCCCGAACGGCAGGCCGACCTGAACGCCGCGTTGACCCAGGCCGGCCTGCACTATGCCGGCCAGGGCGCACGTGCAACCCTGGTGTTGCCGGCCGACCTGCCGCTGGCCACGCCTGCCGCGATCGAACGCCTGATCGCAGCGTGCGATCGAGCCTGGACGGCAGCACTCGCGCCGTCGCGCGACGGCGGCACCAACGCGCTGCTGACGCGCCCGCCGCTGGCGCTGCCATACCGCTTCGGCCCGAACAGCCAGGCCCGCCACGTTGCCGCCGCGCGCGCGCATGCCGTCGAGCTACGGGCGATCTACGACGACAGATTGAGTCTTGATGCCGATCGGCCCGACGATCTGCTGCTGCTGGCCGAGCAGCCTGGTGCCACCGCCACGCAGGCGCTGCTGCGCGAGCTGTGCATCACCGAGCGGATCATGTGCGTGTAGGGCACCTGCGTGTTCACAGCAGGACCGTATGAAGAATCGGGCAGCCGCAGGCGCAGCACGCCCGCAAGCAATCAGGAGGAACCAATGGCACTGATCGGATACGCCGCTGCGCTCGAGCAGTTCCACCCGACCGAGCTGCTCGCCTATAGCCGGCTGGCCGAACAGCACGGCTTTGGCGGTGTGATGGCCGCCGACCACTTCCAACCATGGGTGCCGCAGCAGGGCCACAACGCCTTCGTGTGGGCCTGGATGGCCGCGCTCGGCGCAACCACCGAGCACGTCAGCTTTGGCCCCGGCGTCACCTGCCCGTCGTTTCGCTACCACCCGGCCGTGATCGCGCAGGCTGCCGCCACCCAGGCGGCCATGACCCCTGGCCGCTTCTGGCTGGGCCTGGGCAGCGGCGAGGCCCTCAACGAACATGTAGTCGGCGGCGTCTGGCCCGAGCCACACGTGCGCCTCAAGATGATGCAAGAGGCGATCGAGATCATCAAGAAGCTGTTCAGCGGCAAGCTGGCCAAGCACGATGATGGCAAATTCTTCAGTATGGAGCGTGTGAAGCTGTGGACGCTGCCGCCTGATCCATGCCCGATCTTCGTGGCTACCGCCGGGCCGATCACCGCGAGATGGACCGGCGAACAGTGCGACGGCATCATCACGCCTGGCGCCAGCGCCGAAAAGCTCAAGGGCCTGCTCGATGCCTTCGAGAAGGGCGCGCGCGCCGCCGGCAAAGACCCGGCCAAGCTGCCCAAGCTGCTCCAGCTGCACCTCTCGTGGGCCGAGACGCGCGAACAGGCGACCCAAAACGCCCTGACTGAGTGGCCCAACGGCGGCATGGCCTTCCCCAAGCAAGACATCCGCTCGCCCGAGGATTTCGCCGAGATCGCCAAGCTGGTGCGCCCCGAACACTATAAGAACCGCATGCTGATCTCGCCCGACCTCGACGAGCACCGCGAGTACATCCAGCGCTTCATCGACCTGGGCTTCGACGAGATCCATGTGCATAACGTTGGGCGCAACCAGGAGCAGTTTATCCGGGCTTTCGGCGAGCAGGTAATCCCAAAGCTGCACTAGGCCGCATTATAAGGAGCAACTCCCATGGCAAAAGCCGATCGTCTTTCGCCCGCAGCCGTAAAGCTGCTGCAAGAACCGCAGATCGCCCATGTTGCGACCGTACTCGCCGACGGCGCGCCCCAGGTCACACCGGTGTGGGTCGATGTTGAAGATGATGGCAGTATCGTGCTGATCAACACCGCCGACGGCAACCTCAAGACCAATAACATCGCGCAGAACCCCGAAATCGCGATCAGCGTGGTCGATCGGCAAGACCCCTACCGCATCGTGACGCTGCGCGGCACTGTGATCGAGCGTACCGTCGAGGGGGCCAACGCGCATATCGATAAGCTGGCCCAGAAATACCTGGGCCAGCCGATCTACCCCTGGCACAGCCCGGATAGCACCCGCACAATCTGGCGCATCAAGCCGCATCATGTAATCGAGCGCGGAGTATAGAGAGATGTAGCGTATGACTACCAACCCAACTCTAACCGAGGCCCAGCGCGCGTTCCTCAGCCAGCCGCGCTTCGCCGTACTGGCGACGATCAACGCCGATGGATCGCCCCAGCTCACGACGATGTGGTACGAGCTACAGGGCGACGAGATCATGATGAACACAAAGGCCGGCCGGCTGAAGGATCGCAACATGCGCCGCGACCCGCGCGTGGCGCTGTGCTTTGAAGACGGCTACAGCTATGTGACGATCAGCGGCAGCGTACGCCTGATCGAGGATCAGCCGACTGCCCAGGCCGACATCAGGCGCCTGGCGCTACGCTACCACGGGGCGGGCAAGGCCGATCAGATGGTGCGCGACCAGTTCGCGCACGAGCGGCGCATCACGCTGCGCCTGGCGATCGAGCACGTGATCGAACACTGATAAATCTGCCCATGATAGAATGCTCGGACTATGACAACACACAATCTACCACCAACCGAGCTAGGGCTGGACGCGCGCGCAGCGCTGTGCCAGCGCCGCTACCCGAGCGAGTTACTGGCCGCGCTCGATGCGCTCGACGCCGCTGCACTGCGCGCCGAGCCGTGGGCCGCGCTGCTGCACGGCCGCCAGCTGTGCCGGCTGCATAGCCGCTTCGCCGAGGCCACCGCGCTGATCGATGATGCGCTGGCAGGCTTTCGGGCCGCCGGCGACGGCGAGGGCGAGCTGTGGGCACTGGCCGAGTGGCTGGTGATGCGCTACCACAACGGCGCGTATGCCGCCGGCCAGGCCGCCGCCGCCGCCGCACTGGCCCGGCCGATGCCGGCCTACCTGCGCGCCGAGATCCACTTCGGCCAGTTTCTCTGCCTGATCGGTGCAGTTCAGCCGCGCGCGGCGGTAGCAGCCGGCGAGGCCGCGCTGGCCGTGCTCGACACCGAGCCCGACGCATGGCTCCAGCGGATCGGCCGCATCCAGATGCTGCGTAATATCGCCGCTGGCTACCACTACCTGGGCCAGGTCTGCCGCGCGGTCGCCGCCGCCGAGCAGGCCGCCACCCTGGCACAGGCGCACCCCGACACTGCCGATATGCGCCCGTGGTGCTATTACGAGCTTGGCCTGGCCTACTGGCGCCACGGCCGGCTCAGCACTGCCGCCGAGCTGCTCGGCCAGGCCCGGCGCCTGGCCGAAGATTGGCAGCACCGCGAGCTGTGGCGCTGGGCTGTGGCCGCACAAGGCCATGTGCTGCGCGATCACGACCGGCTCGAGGCCGCGCTGGCGGCCTACCAGCTGGCCAACTGCTGGGGCGAAGATCCCGAAGGGCCAGCGTTCATCCAGCTGCGCCAGGGCCGCCTGGCCGAGGCACGCTGGAGCTGCGAGACGCTGCTGAGCCTCCAGGGCGAGGGGCCGCACGGCGACGCGCTGTTGCTGCTTGGCCTGATCGAGCTGAAGAGCAATCAGCCCGCCGCCGCGCTCGATCTACTCGATCGTGCCAGCACAGAGTACGCCGGGGCCGGGCTGCACTACCACCAGGCCACTGTGCAGCTCTACCGCGCCGCCGCCGGTATGGCCCTGCAGCGCACCGAACTGATCGAGCACGGGCTACGTGGCTATCTCGCGTATGCCGTGCGCGAGCAGCTGCTCACCTGCGGCTGGTGGATGCCCGACCTGATCGAGCCGCTGCTGATCTACGCCAGCCGGTATCAGATCGAACCGGCCTGGGCCGAGCGCCTGCTGGCCGAGCGCTTTGTCATCGCCCCGCCGGCCAGCCCGATCGTTAGTCCTAGCCACGAACATACCGAGCTCGAGATCGCCCGGCGCATGCAGCTCAGCCTGCTGCCGGCCCAGCCGCCACTCATGCCCGACCTCGACATCGCCGCGATTATCGAGCCTGCCGCCGAAATCGGCGGCGACTTCGTGGGCTATTTCCCACGCGGGGCCGAGCCAGCCAGCGGCGTGCGGCGCCAGATCGGCCTGGCCGTCGGCGATATCTCGGGCAAGGGCCTGGGCGCCGCGCTGCTGCTGAGCGGCGCGGTCGTGGCGCTCAACACAGTCGCTGCCACCGGCGCAGCACCCGCGCATGTCGCGCGTGCGCTGCACGAGGCGCTGCACCCCTACACCAGCCGCAGCCGTATGACGATCGCGTTTTGCTATGCGCTGCTGACCCAGCAGCCCGGCGGGTGGGCCGCGCAGCTGGCCGGCGCCGGTGCCGTCACACCGCTGCTGCGCCGCGCCGACGGCACCTGCAGCTGGATCGAGACCTCCGGCTTCCCGCTTGGAACCTTTGTCGCCGCACACTGGCGCGAGATCGCAATCGACCTCGCGCCCGGCGATATACTCCTGCTCTTCAGCGATGGGATCGTCGAGGCCATGGACGCCGGCCGCATGATGTTCGGCTTCGATCGGCTGGCCGAGGTGGTGCGGCAGATCGAACCCACGGCCGACGCGCAAACAGTTGTGCGCACCGTCGTCGGCGCGATCCGTACACACAGCCGCGCGATCGAGCCACACGACGACATCACGCTGATCGCGGTGCGCGTGCTGTCCGGCGCCTCTAACACCCGGTCGCTATAGCAGCGCATATTCATCTGCCTCGCCATTCCCACACCAACCGCGCGGGAGCGGGGGCAGAGGGCTTTCGGAGGTAGGGTTTTTCGCCTAGCATGCTGGGCGGCGTAGATACCCCTCCCCCGCACCCCATCCCCGCGCGCGGGGATGGGGAACGCCCATAGGATACCCCTCTCTCCCTGTTTGGGAGTTTAGGGGCAGGGGGCGGGCCGATCGCAGGGGAACCCATCAACGAAAACGCTACACCTGATACCAAATCCGGTTAATCGCTTGGTTTATGGTGGGGGTTCGGGGCGGCAAAGCCGCCCCCGAAATGCTCTTTTGGTGTGCGATGCCTGGCAAAGCCAGGCATCGCACACCAAAACGAACGTAATCAAACGGAGTTGGTATGAAAGGTACAGAGGAGCGGTATCGCCCTGCGCTGCCCTGGCGCCACAAAAACCCGAGCGAGCGCAGGGCCTGCGTCGCGACTAATTCCGAATGATCGGCATCAGCAGCCGGTAGGGCGGCTCGCTCGGCCACAGCCCAACATCGAGCGTCAGCTGGTCGGCGGCAGCCACCGCCACGCCGCCGCCAGGGCAGGCCCAGCGCTGCGCGCCGCCAATGTTCGTGCATGGCAGGTAGCCAGTGCCGGCGCTTGTCAGCTTTGCGCGCACCGTCACGATCCGCGCGCCGGCGGTGTCCGGCACGACCGTAAACGCCACCTCGGCGATCATGCTCGGGTTGGTCGTGCTCAGCGTATAGTGGATTTGGCTCACGCTGTAGCCACTGCTGGCGCCGGCCGGAGTGCTGGCCGGGTTCGGCCCGCGCGTAACCACCGCAAGCGCATACGCCGCGCTCGAGAGCAGCAGGAAGCTGAACAGCAATGGGATCAGCTGTAGGTATCGGCGCGTGATCATCATCATCACAATACGTACCCGGCCGCTCATGGTATGGCCGTCTCACACCCGCTGAAGGTATCGATACCGCCGCCGCCGGTGGTACCATTGTAGCCATAGCACACATCGGAACCGCCACCACCGCCGCCATTCAGGGTATCTGCGCCAGGACCACCGATCAGCACATCCGGGCCGCTGCCGCCCAGCAGGTTGTCATCTCCGCCACCGGCGAGAACGCAATCATTGCCGCCGCGACCGCGGATCACATCCACGCCCGCGCTGCCCAGAATCAGCGAGTTCGATCCGCTGCCATTGATCGTCCCGCTGCCGACAATCACGCCGGTAAGCGCCAGGCTGGCGCACTCGGGCGGCTTAAGATCATTGGCGGTAATCGCCGTCACGGTATCGTCGGCGGCGCTGTTGGTTACCAGGTTGGCCGCCGCAAGCGCGTTGAAGATATTCACGAGCAGCAGCAGCAGCAGAATCGGCAGCGCCAGACGATTTACAAATCGTGCAATCATGGGCCATCACTCTTCCAAGCCCGCGCCCGGTGCGGCCGGCTGGTAACGATATGTAACCTCGCCATCACAAACCAGATAGCTATGATTACTCAGGTGCAAGATCATCTGCCCCGCGCGCTCGGCGATCCTGGCCAGGTCGTCGATCGTTGCGACTTCGATGATCGACCCGCCCTCGCCAGGGTTGAGCGCGCGCACACCAACCAGCAGCGCGCCATAGCGGCGCCGGATGCGGGCCGCCTCGTCGAGCGTGCCGCCCGCCTTGCCACGCACCAGCAGCAGCCAGCCGGCCAGCGCCAGCGCCAGCACGATCCCAGCGATCCGCCGCGCCGCCAGCACCTCCAGCCGCAGGCCCAGCAGCGCCAGCACATTTGGCTCGCTGCGGTCGCGCTTGAGCATGCCTGCGCTGCTTGGACGCAGCGCACCAGGGCCACTGGCGCCATCCTGTAGCAGCCGTAGCACCTGGCCGTCGAGCTGGAACACCAGCTTCGGCGCGAAGCTGTCGTCGAGCGGCTGGCCGCCCAGCTGGCCATGCACATGGATCTCGGGCACCACGGCCAGCAGATATTGCTGGCGCGGGCTGCCAACCTGCCGCTCGAAACCGTCGATCAATGCCTGCACGCGCGCAAGCTCGAGCCGGCCGTCGATCGCGACTGCCTGGCCGACGAAGGGGGTTTCCGGCCGCAGCTCGATCGTGCGCTTCCAGCCGCTGACATCGCTCAGCTCGGCCAGCAGCCGGTAGCTGCCCTGGAGCGCGCCGGGTTGATCACCACTCAGCTGGTAATCGAAGGCCAGATCGATGCCGCTCGACACGCTGCGAAACACCGGGTCGCCAGTCTGCGCGTCGCCCTGGTCGTACAGCCCGGCCGGCGCCGGTGCTGCATAGCGCCACGTGCCGGTATGCGTGTAGTTGATGCTCTCAGCAACCTGGCGCGTCGGCGCACGCGTAAACGCAAATAGCCCCAGCAGCAGCGCCGCAAACGCCAGCGTCGCCAGCACAAACCCCAGCTCGTCGCGCCAGGCCGCGTACACCTGGTGTGTGTGTTGCTGCACCGGGCGTGGCCCCACAACCAGGCGCAGCGTCAACAGCGACCCGCGCTGCTCGCGGCGGCGCGGCTGCTTAAGCCGATGGGTTCCAGTACTCATCACGATTGCTCCCATCACCGCTACCAGCGCGGCCATGGTATGTGGGACGCGCAGCTGCTCAACGGCCTTACCAGCCGACGGCAAGTAGATCCACAGCCGGCCAATCAGCTCATCCTGGCGCGGCCGGTACTCGTCGATCCACGAGTTATTATCGCCCTTGAAGATCAGCCGCTCGCCGTCGCGCCCAATGATCCGATGGATCACCGGGCCGATCGTCGGGTGGCGATAGGTCACCACATCGCCAATGGCGTAGTCGTTAGCCTCGCGCAAGATCACCAGGTCGCCACGGTGAAAGGTTGGCTCCATGCTGATGCCCGAGATGATCACGTATGCCGCCTGGCCGCCGAAACGCGCTGGCGCGAATACGACCCAGGCAGCACCGATCAGTGCCAGCAGCAGTGCGGAGAATATCGTATTGAGCGGGCGATGGCGTTTCGGCATAACCTATAGCTGCGTCAGCAGTCGCTGGGATTAAAGCATGCCCAATTCTGTTCAAATAACCACGAAGCGCACGGCGATCACGAAGGTTGGCATGCGTCGGTACGCATCTTCGTGCGCTTCGTGCGCTTCGTAGGGGTAGCTCGGCAGGCGTATTTGAACGGTATTGGTCCTAGCAGGCCGTGCTGGCCAGCCAGTCGTAGCTTAGGCTACTGCGCCGCGATCACGCGCAGCTCGTCGGCCGCCGTAGCAGTGATGCCAGTGAAGTTGCACGTCCAGGTCGTCGCAGCCAGCGAGCAGGTCGAGTAGGTCGAGCTCGAGCTGACCAGCTTGGCCTTCACGGTGGTAGGCGCGCCAGCACTTCCGCCCGGCGTAATCGTAAAGCTGACGCTATCGATGTTGGCGGGGGTGGTGGCGTTGAGGGCGTACTTGACATTGCTGATCGTGTAGCCAGTGATGGTGCCTGCGCCATCGCCTGCGCCGCTGGCCGGCACAATGTTCGCCGCGGCGAAGCCATAGGCCACCGACGATAGGATCAGCAGCACGGCAAGTGAGACGATCATCCGAACTCGAGGGATCCGAATAGCGTACATAGTTGCTCCTAGAATGTAGTGGTGGATTATCAGTTTCTTAAGTATGCCATAGGCCGCTACCCTGCTCAATCCCTTTTTAGTCCTGCTCTTGCGCCAGGGCCAGTGCTTACGGTATAGCATAATAACAGGACTAGAGTACCCATGGTGATTGCTGTGCTATCCGCACTCACGGCGTGGCCCTTACGCGCGCCGCAAGTAGTCGTCGTAGTCGCCGGCAAATAGCCGCGCCCGGCCATCGCACACCTCGATCACACGCTCGGCGAATCCGCGCAGAAACGCGCGGTCGTGCGCGATGGCGATCACCGTACCCTCGAACGCGTCGAGCGCCTGCTCGAAGTGCTCGCGGCCTTCGATGTCGAGGTGGTTGAGCGGCTCGTCGAGCAGCAGCAGGTTGCAGCCGCGCAGCACCAGCAGTGCCAGCTGCAAGCGGCTGCGCTCGCCCAGCGAACACGCCCCCACCGGGCGAAATACGCTGTCGCCACTGAACAGGAACAAGTGTAGAAAGTTGCGCGCCTCGGTTTCGCTCATCGCGCGGGCATTGCGCGTGGTTTCGAGCACCGTCGCGCGCAGATCGAGCGTCTCTTGCTCCTGGGCCATCACGCCCAGCCGCACATTCGCGCCAAGCCGGATCGTTCCAGCCTGCGGCACAAGCTGCCCGGCCAGCAGCTTCAGTAGCGTGGTCTTGCCGGCGCCGTTCGGGCCTACCAACGCCACACGTTCGCCGTAGTCGATGTCGAAGGAAATAGCAGACAAGAGACGCGGAGACGCGGAGCGCGGGAGCAGCGGAGCAGCAGTTTCCTCGTCTCCCGCGCTCCGCGTCTCCTCAACAGTAGGGTAGCGAAAGCTCACATCCTCCACCCGCAAGACGGCTCGCCCGCCGGGCGGCGGCGGGCCGAAGTCGAGCTTCAGGCCCCAGCGTTGGCGCGG
The sequence above is drawn from the Candidatus Kouleothrix ribensis genome and encodes:
- a CDS encoding nitroreductase family protein — its product is MEIIKGRRSVRAYLDRPVERALIEQVLEAAGWAPSPHGRQPWRFVVLTRAAPKLRLAEAMGDEWWRQLAMDGQDAATIALRQRKSHARIVNAPAIVIPCLYLAELDVYPDADRNAAEATMAIQSLGCAVQNMLLAAYALGLDGGWMCAPLFCPEVVQAALALGPALTPHALITLGYAAADPLRRPRKPLSELVVRFD
- a CDS encoding PPOX class F420-dependent oxidoreductase, with translation MTTNPTLTEAQRAFLSQPRFAVLATINADGSPQLTTMWYELQGDEIMMNTKAGRLKDRNMRRDPRVALCFEDGYSYVTISGSVRLIEDQPTAQADIRRLALRYHGAGKADQMVRDQFAHERRITLRLAIEHVIEH
- a CDS encoding PPOX class F420-dependent oxidoreductase — protein: MAKADRLSPAAVKLLQEPQIAHVATVLADGAPQVTPVWVDVEDDGSIVLINTADGNLKTNNIAQNPEIAISVVDRQDPYRIVTLRGTVIERTVEGANAHIDKLAQKYLGQPIYPWHSPDSTRTIWRIKPHHVIERGV
- a CDS encoding GNAT family N-acetyltransferase, with protein sequence MNDTSLYEYGPLRANEIDELNGVLEQALAFPVGSMAGWTEAISHAQMRVVRRAGRPVAGIGIIPMGHYFGGRSIPAGGITAVGVAPDQRGTGVGRWMLEQTLQELHAQGLPIATLYPATTAFYRRTGFERAAQRLIYEVPLAEMNLRDYQLEAAPAGPDEYATIKQLYAQQAAHSAGFIDRPEFYWQQILEPKKKIAYRFIVRRAGEPEGYVIFSHATWGEPLHAHDIVALTPAAGRRLLTLLADHRSMIEKLHIPGGPNDTLLFQLAEQHQKLKQSLDLMLRIVDVPAALAARGYPAGLTAELHFDLRDELLPANSGRFVLRVAGGQGQAEPGGAGHMRLHIRDLAALYTGYLSPHQLLQAGTLDAPAAELARAGLVFAGPHPWLPDMF
- the cofC gene encoding 2-phospho-L-lactate guanylyltransferase, with the translated sequence MLAAIVPVKPLTQAKSRLSNILSAAERRLLVQTMLGDVLTALLAARRVDCVGVISADPAVLAQARAHGVEALPERQADLNAALTQAGLHYAGQGARATLVLPADLPLATPAAIERLIAACDRAWTAALAPSRDGGTNALLTRPPLALPYRFGPNSQARHVAAARAHAVELRAIYDDRLSLDADRPDDLLLLAEQPGATATQALLRELCITERIMCV
- the cofE gene encoding coenzyme F420-0:L-glutamate ligase, coding for MPAELRIFPVREVGEVHPGADLAELILAALARSGQALAPHDVLVVTQKIVSKAEGRIVDPAEAEPSHMANMAAAQGHKNARYYEVVLRESRRIVKMDRGVLVTETHHGLICANAGVDESNVAGGRTVTLLPIDPDASARALRAAVQARTGADVAVIISDTFGRPWREGQVNVAIGVAGIAPLADYAGQPDAYGYTMQASNIAVADELASAAELVMGKVDRVPVAIVRGYAYVPADTGARALIRAPENDLFR
- a CDS encoding TIGR03557 family F420-dependent LLM class oxidoreductase; its protein translation is MALIGYAAALEQFHPTELLAYSRLAEQHGFGGVMAADHFQPWVPQQGHNAFVWAWMAALGATTEHVSFGPGVTCPSFRYHPAVIAQAAATQAAMTPGRFWLGLGSGEALNEHVVGGVWPEPHVRLKMMQEAIEIIKKLFSGKLAKHDDGKFFSMERVKLWTLPPDPCPIFVATAGPITARWTGEQCDGIITPGASAEKLKGLLDAFEKGARAAGKDPAKLPKLLQLHLSWAETREQATQNALTEWPNGGMAFPKQDIRSPEDFAEIAKLVRPEHYKNRMLISPDLDEHREYIQRFIDLGFDEIHVHNVGRNQEQFIRAFGEQVIPKLH
- a CDS encoding 2-phospho-L-lactate transferase produces the protein MVVTLAGGVGAARFLEGVVQVVPPEQVTAIVNTGDDITLHGLAISPDVDIVTYTLAGIVEPINGWGIRGDTTNTLKMLGQLGADTWFLLGDRDLAVHIRRSELLRAGKTPAEIADEFRRALGVRSRIIPMCNEPVGTYIETDAGLMHFEHYLVQRHAQDIVLGVRFEGAAAAQPAPGVLAAIQAAEAILIAPSNPIVSVGTILAVPGVRAALESASAPVVAVSPIVGGAAIKGPAAPLMTALGYEVSARGVAQCYAGLADILVIDQVDAALAGDIRALGMDVVITDTIMRGPAEKRALAQAALDAARQAAPK